In Clostridium sp. DL-VIII, the following proteins share a genomic window:
- a CDS encoding tyrosine recombinase XerC produces the protein MKYDIQVLQNNNLPESLVDFLNYLETIRSTSINTIDGYRIDLTVFFRFMMIYKGKVNSESIEFEDIDISVIDSEFLKAIKLRDLYAFLSFTEKYRDNSSYARARKVATLKSFFKFLFGKAKIITENPALELESPKINKRHPVYLTLNQSIHLLESLNKEDKNYHRDYCILTFFLNCGMRLSELCSIQLDKIRDDTLTIIGKGNKERTVYLNDACLKALANYLKVRNDSKASSDNKKFLFLSSRNVPINKRTVEIMIKKHITNAGLTDDKYTPHKLRHTAATLMYKYGNVDIRSLQSILGHTNISTTQIYTHVDDDSLRDAVKSNPLSKL, from the coding sequence ATGAAATATGATATTCAAGTTCTTCAAAATAATAATTTACCAGAAAGTTTAGTTGATTTTTTAAATTACTTAGAAACGATCAGAAGCACATCAATAAATACCATAGATGGTTACAGAATTGACTTAACTGTATTCTTTAGATTTATGATGATCTACAAAGGCAAGGTGAACTCTGAATCTATAGAATTTGAGGACATAGATATAAGTGTTATAGATTCAGAGTTTTTAAAAGCCATAAAGCTTAGGGATTTATATGCTTTTCTCTCCTTCACAGAAAAATATAGAGATAACAGTTCCTATGCTAGAGCTAGAAAGGTTGCAACTTTAAAGTCTTTTTTTAAATTTCTTTTCGGAAAAGCAAAGATAATTACTGAAAATCCAGCTTTAGAATTAGAATCTCCTAAAATAAATAAACGTCATCCAGTATATCTTACCTTAAATCAAAGCATTCATCTTTTAGAATCTTTGAATAAGGAAGATAAGAATTATCACAGAGATTATTGCATACTAACTTTCTTCCTAAATTGCGGAATGAGACTTTCGGAACTCTGCAGCATTCAACTTGATAAAATCAGAGATGATACACTTACTATTATAGGTAAAGGGAACAAAGAAAGAACTGTTTATTTAAATGATGCGTGTCTAAAGGCTTTAGCAAATTATCTAAAGGTTAGAAATGATTCAAAGGCATCTTCGGATAATAAAAAATTTCTTTTCTTATCTTCTAGAAATGTTCCAATAAATAAACGAACTGTTGAAATTATGATAAAAAAACATATAACTAATGCTGGATTAACTGATGATAAATACACCCCTCATAAATTACGTCATACAGCTGCTACTTTAATGTATAAGTACGGAAATGTAGATATAAGAAGTTTGCAGAGCATTCTAGGACACACTAACATCTCAACCACACAAATTTACACTCATGTTGATGATGATTCGTTAAGAGATGCTGTAAAATCAAATCCACTTTCAAAATTATAA
- the ybaK gene encoding Cys-tRNA(Pro) deacylase translates to MAKESKTNAMRLLDSYQITYSTHSYENKDGKIDGVAVAHKIDKDVNQVFKTLVTQGHSKEFYVFVIPVSEELDMKKAGKAAGEKSIEMIHVKDINKITGYIRGGCSPLGMKKVFKTFIQEDALLFDTIVFSGGKIGAQIEMNPNELTKVIPCSFIDIIK, encoded by the coding sequence ATGGCTAAAGAATCTAAAACTAATGCTATGAGACTTTTGGATAGCTATCAAATAACATATTCAACTCATAGCTATGAAAATAAAGATGGTAAAATAGATGGAGTTGCAGTTGCGCATAAAATAGATAAAGATGTTAATCAGGTATTTAAAACTTTAGTAACGCAAGGTCATTCTAAAGAATTCTATGTTTTTGTTATCCCTGTGAGTGAAGAATTAGATATGAAGAAAGCTGGAAAGGCAGCTGGTGAAAAAAGTATCGAAATGATTCACGTTAAAGATATAAATAAAATTACAGGTTACATTAGAGGTGGATGTTCCCCACTTGGAATGAAAAAAGTTTTTAAGACTTTTATACAAGAAGACGCACTTTTGTTTGATACAATTGTATTTAGCGGTGGTAAAATAGGAGCTCAAATTGAAATGAACCCAAATGAACTTACTAAAGTGATTCCTTGCTCATTTATAGATATAATTAAATAA
- the miaB gene encoding tRNA (N6-isopentenyl adenosine(37)-C2)-methylthiotransferase MiaB, translating to MNFDIEQLTNEKINDERKFFFIQTYGCQMNEEDSEKLSAMLKIMGYESTENRDEASIIIFNTCCVRENAENKVFGNLGALKKQKEKNPDLVIGICGCMMQQKGMADEILKRFPYVNIIFGTHNSYKFPEYLNRVKTEGVQIKEIINKETEIVEGIPIDRKSAVKGFVTIMYGCNNFCTYCIVPYVRGRERSRKSEDIINEIKEMVANGYKEVTLLGQNVNSYGKGSDENITFADLLRKVNEIEGIERIRFMTSHPKDLTLDVVYAIRDCDKVCEQIHLPVQSGSNRILKEMNRHYTKEQYIELAKKIREEIPDVTFSTDIIVGFPGETEEDFNETLELAKEVQYDAAFTFIYSRRNHTPADKMENQISDDVKHERFNRLVEVVNSGIAKGNKEAEGKIYEVLVEGTSKNDESKLMGRTRNGRLVNFEGGEDLIGKLVNVKIVKANSFSLIGEVI from the coding sequence ATGAACTTTGATATAGAACAATTAACTAATGAAAAAATTAATGATGAAAGAAAATTCTTCTTTATACAAACGTATGGATGTCAAATGAATGAAGAAGATTCAGAAAAACTTTCAGCTATGCTTAAAATAATGGGATATGAAAGCACAGAAAATAGAGATGAAGCATCTATAATAATATTTAATACTTGCTGTGTTAGAGAAAATGCAGAAAATAAGGTTTTTGGTAACCTTGGAGCATTAAAAAAGCAAAAAGAAAAAAATCCAGATTTAGTTATAGGTATTTGTGGATGTATGATGCAGCAAAAAGGAATGGCAGACGAAATCTTAAAGAGATTTCCTTATGTTAACATAATATTCGGTACTCACAATTCGTATAAATTTCCTGAATATCTAAACAGAGTAAAAACTGAGGGTGTACAAATCAAGGAAATTATTAATAAGGAGACTGAAATAGTAGAAGGAATTCCTATAGATAGAAAAAGTGCTGTTAAAGGATTTGTAACTATAATGTATGGATGTAATAATTTTTGTACATACTGTATAGTGCCTTATGTTAGAGGCAGAGAAAGAAGCAGAAAATCTGAAGATATAATAAATGAAATTAAAGAGATGGTTGCAAATGGTTATAAAGAAGTAACTCTTTTAGGTCAAAATGTTAATTCATATGGAAAGGGATCAGATGAAAATATAACTTTTGCTGATCTTTTAAGAAAAGTAAATGAAATAGAAGGTATTGAAAGAATAAGATTTATGACTTCTCATCCTAAGGATTTAACTTTAGATGTAGTTTATGCTATAAGAGATTGCGATAAAGTTTGCGAACAAATTCATTTGCCAGTACAAAGTGGATCAAACAGAATTTTAAAAGAAATGAATAGACATTACACTAAAGAACAATATATTGAATTAGCTAAAAAAATAAGAGAAGAAATTCCAGATGTAACTTTCTCTACAGATATAATTGTAGGTTTCCCAGGGGAAACTGAAGAAGACTTTAATGAGACACTGGAGTTAGCTAAAGAAGTTCAATATGATGCTGCATTCACATTTATTTATTCAAGGAGGAACCATACTCCAGCAGACAAAATGGAAAACCAAATTTCTGACGATGTTAAGCATGAAAGATTCAATAGGCTAGTAGAGGTTGTAAATAGCGGTATTGCAAAAGGGAACAAGGAAGCAGAAGGAAAAATTTACGAAGTTCTAGTTGAAGGCACTAGCAAAAATGATGAGTCAAAATTAATGGGTAGAACCAGAAATGGTAGACTTGTAAATTTTGAAGGTGGGGAAGACCTAATAGGAAAATTAGTAAATGTAAAAATAGTTAAGGCAAATTCGTTCTCATTAATTGGAGAAGTGATATAG
- a CDS encoding GNAT family N-acetyltransferase, producing the protein MVFLEKLSFFNIEHFRNLYKTSEDAYICDKNFFEIYDDESFIIKYLIRKQIKLFKFKDEYIGYIWYENPSNKEFSNIYAIYLKDEYMDLISSKILSFFNINAFKFDMLANSKASYIMKKLNFNVNSKHILMKLRTSNQCNGFNNNRCVFKHFVEGQDEELRCKIQNSVFSEKNRIPLTVEDVCREEDEDYYLSGFGVFVCNTNGQAVGYGQVILNKGLYTIVNVGILDGYRQKGYGEKLVRYLIDLCHKNSIKNVYIRVEKSNEKALSLYNKIGFREHQSFISWYKDIH; encoded by the coding sequence ATGGTCTTTTTAGAAAAATTATCTTTTTTTAATATAGAGCATTTTAGGAATTTGTATAAGACAAGTGAAGATGCTTATATATGCGATAAAAATTTTTTTGAAATTTATGATGATGAATCATTTATAATAAAATATCTTATAAGAAAACAAATTAAATTATTTAAGTTTAAGGATGAGTATATAGGGTACATTTGGTATGAAAATCCGTCTAATAAAGAATTCTCCAATATTTATGCAATTTATTTAAAGGATGAGTATATGGACTTGATTAGTAGTAAAATATTATCTTTTTTTAATATTAATGCTTTTAAGTTTGATATGTTAGCTAATTCAAAAGCATCTTATATAATGAAGAAATTGAACTTTAATGTAAATTCCAAACATATATTAATGAAGTTAAGAACAAGTAATCAATGTAATGGATTTAATAATAACAGATGTGTATTTAAACATTTTGTAGAAGGACAGGATGAAGAGTTGAGATGTAAAATCCAAAATTCAGTTTTTAGTGAAAAGAATAGAATTCCATTAACTGTAGAAGACGTTTGTAGAGAAGAGGACGAAGATTATTATTTAAGCGGTTTTGGAGTTTTTGTTTGCAACACTAATGGACAAGCCGTTGGATATGGTCAGGTTATTTTAAACAAAGGTTTATATACAATTGTTAATGTTGGGATACTTGATGGATATAGGCAAAAGGGATATGGAGAAAAACTTGTTAGATATTTAATTGATCTTTGTCATAAAAATTCTATTAAAAATGTATACATTAGAGTTGAAAAGAGTAATGAAAAGGCATTGTCTTTATATAATAAAATTGGATTTAGAGAACATCAATCTTTTATAAGTTGGTATAAAGACATTCACTAG
- a CDS encoding pentapeptide repeat-containing protein: MATNRSAPENFYYDNAEKTNKNFIYKNLKRSKCYNCNFSNSNFDYASLRGAHFKKCNFFRCSFKGSEFIGSNLKGCKFKEAKFEDTIFEGVNLDGVDFKDASFKNTFFVGCDLSEAKNISEAKNGIRIFDEMPDINIDEDLEKLVLGLMDNEFIKKSRIFDTKDGKINTLTMMILGEKFDENTLSEGLNYIKYEIDRDFYTLSYVIRLIQNM; the protein is encoded by the coding sequence ATGGCAACAAATAGAAGCGCACCAGAAAATTTTTATTATGATAATGCTGAAAAGACTAATAAAAATTTTATTTATAAAAATCTTAAAAGAAGTAAATGTTATAATTGTAATTTTTCAAATTCAAATTTTGATTACGCTAGTTTAAGAGGAGCTCACTTTAAAAAATGTAATTTTTTTAGATGCAGTTTTAAAGGATCTGAATTTATTGGTTCAAATTTAAAAGGTTGTAAATTTAAAGAAGCAAAATTTGAAGACACTATATTTGAAGGAGTTAATTTAGATGGAGTAGATTTTAAAGATGCATCATTTAAAAATACTTTTTTTGTAGGCTGCGACTTATCTGAGGCTAAAAATATAAGTGAAGCTAAAAATGGAATTCGTATTTTTGACGAAATGCCTGATATTAATATAGATGAAGATTTAGAAAAACTAGTGCTTGGACTAATGGATAATGAATTTATTAAAAAGTCAAGAATCTTTGATACAAAGGATGGAAAGATAAATACATTGACAATGATGATTTTAGGCGAAAAGTTTGATGAGAATACTTTAAGTGAAGGGCTTAACTATATTAAGTATGAGATAGATAGAGATTTTTACACACTTAGTTATGTTATTAGATTAATTCAAAATATGTAA
- a CDS encoding ATP-binding protein, which yields MYTNSENMRKANIMINSLCIFTKLKEDEVIKKYKILLDYLSTDKIEITTAISIYNDFAYGLLNKTYGSSLKKYIVDLMFLESNPFTDMIDRNDLGNDGIIAQVSYELCALQFISGIKTESIKEEILHKTNPLDFEEDIVKNLIAFDKEILHCNSKKAIDKLKVSILSSEKWDKCLESIMTFYKQYGTGEFGHYRAFVWEHEDNNEYLRGIETPDPIRLKDLVGYEDQKDIIIDNTRQFLNGYPANNLLLYGSRGTGKSSTVKAITNEFYDEGLRLIEVDKNKLADFTKIIRILKNKNLKFIIFVDDLVFEEGEASYSALKTILEGGVENRSNNILIYATTNRKHLVKETFSERAGDDVHANDAIEEKLSLADRFGITVSFYSPDQKEYLKIVNGIVEARGIEVDKEYLRAEALKWVMWYNARSPRTAIQFVNWLEGKLNTK from the coding sequence ATGTATACAAATTCAGAAAACATGAGAAAAGCTAATATAATGATAAACTCATTATGCATTTTTACTAAGCTTAAAGAAGATGAAGTGATAAAAAAGTATAAAATACTTCTAGATTATCTAAGTACAGACAAAATAGAAATAACGACAGCTATAAGCATATATAATGATTTCGCTTATGGATTGTTAAATAAAACTTATGGAAGCTCTTTAAAGAAGTATATTGTAGATTTAATGTTTCTAGAAAGCAATCCATTTACAGATATGATTGATCGTAATGATTTAGGCAATGATGGTATTATAGCTCAAGTTTCATACGAGCTATGCGCCCTTCAATTTATAAGTGGTATTAAAACTGAGAGTATAAAAGAAGAAATTTTACATAAAACTAATCCTTTAGATTTTGAAGAAGATATTGTTAAAAATCTAATTGCTTTTGATAAGGAGATATTACACTGTAATAGCAAGAAAGCAATTGATAAATTAAAAGTTAGTATTTTAAGCTCAGAAAAGTGGGATAAATGTCTTGAAAGCATTATGACATTTTATAAACAATATGGAACAGGAGAATTTGGACATTATAGAGCCTTTGTCTGGGAGCATGAGGATAATAATGAATATTTAAGAGGTATAGAAACACCAGATCCTATAAGATTAAAAGATTTAGTAGGGTATGAAGATCAAAAGGATATAATAATTGATAATACAAGACAATTTTTAAATGGTTATCCAGCCAATAATCTTTTGTTATACGGCTCAAGAGGTACTGGGAAATCATCAACTGTTAAAGCTATAACAAATGAATTCTATGATGAGGGTTTAAGACTTATAGAAGTAGATAAAAATAAGCTTGCTGATTTTACAAAGATAATACGAATACTAAAGAACAAAAATTTAAAATTTATAATATTTGTAGATGATTTAGTATTTGAAGAAGGAGAGGCGAGCTATTCAGCACTAAAGACTATTTTAGAAGGCGGTGTTGAAAATAGATCTAATAACATATTAATTTATGCAACTACAAATAGAAAGCATCTAGTAAAGGAAACCTTCAGTGAAAGAGCAGGAGACGATGTACATGCTAATGATGCAATAGAAGAAAAACTATCATTAGCAGATAGGTTTGGAATTACTGTATCATTCTATTCACCTGATCAAAAGGAATATTTAAAAATAGTTAATGGAATAGTTGAAGCAAGGGGAATTGAAGTCGATAAGGAATATCTTCGCGCTGAAGCACTAAAATGGGTAATGTGGTATAATGCACGTTCCCCAAGAACTGCTATACAATTTGTAAATTGGCTTGAGGGTAAATTGAATACCAAGTAA
- a CDS encoding NCS2 family permease: MKKLFKLQENNVTFRSEMLAALTSFFAAAYIIIVNASILSDSGMNINPLIIATVFTSVVGCLLVAFISNTPLIIVPGMGINALFTYTLVQTLGLSFYEALTSVFIAGILFVIIAITPLSTILVRAIPNNLKESITIGIGLFITFIGLQKSKLIVSDTTTLLKLGDLTSPEVLAFIIIMILTLVLFLKKVPGSFLISIILGTMISVCFGIIDIHNVTYSMPDFNNYKDIFFHLDFASLGKIKFWIGTFSLTLVLVFENIGIIQSQVAGMLNRSEAASKALIAVSFSTITSALLGSSPTVSAVEGTAGISAGGKTGLTSLAAGILFLVSIFFIPLISLIPNAAIAPILIILGCLMAQNLRNLNFDDFSELIPSFITIISIPLTYSIIDGIAFGFILYPICKLCNKKDKQLSISMYITPLIFLLYFIANSFMH; this comes from the coding sequence ATGAAAAAATTATTTAAATTACAAGAAAACAATGTCACATTTAGAAGTGAAATGCTTGCGGCGCTTACATCATTTTTTGCAGCAGCTTACATTATTATTGTAAATGCAAGTATATTAAGTGATTCTGGAATGAATATTAATCCATTAATAATTGCTACGGTGTTTACTTCTGTCGTCGGATGTCTTTTAGTTGCTTTTATAAGTAACACACCTCTAATCATAGTGCCTGGTATGGGCATTAATGCACTATTTACTTACACATTAGTACAAACTTTAGGTCTTTCCTTTTACGAGGCCTTAACCTCGGTGTTTATTGCAGGAATTCTATTTGTAATTATTGCAATAACCCCATTAAGTACCATTTTGGTAAGAGCTATACCTAATAATTTGAAAGAATCTATTACCATAGGTATAGGACTTTTTATCACGTTTATTGGGCTTCAAAAATCTAAATTAATAGTTTCGGATACGACCACATTACTTAAGCTGGGGGATCTTACGAGTCCAGAAGTATTAGCATTTATTATAATTATGATATTAACACTTGTGCTATTTCTAAAGAAAGTACCAGGGAGTTTTCTAATTTCTATTATTTTAGGGACAATGATTTCTGTTTGCTTTGGAATTATCGATATTCATAATGTAACTTATTCCATGCCAGACTTTAATAACTATAAGGACATCTTTTTCCATTTAGATTTTGCTTCTCTTGGGAAAATTAAATTTTGGATAGGAACTTTTTCATTAACGCTAGTACTAGTTTTTGAAAATATAGGAATTATCCAAAGTCAGGTTGCAGGAATGCTAAACAGATCTGAAGCAGCTTCAAAAGCTTTAATTGCAGTATCATTTTCTACTATAACCTCTGCGCTTTTGGGATCTAGTCCAACTGTTTCTGCTGTAGAAGGAACTGCTGGGATATCAGCTGGTGGCAAAACAGGACTTACATCTTTAGCTGCTGGAATTTTGTTTTTAGTATCAATATTCTTTATACCATTAATTTCACTAATTCCAAATGCAGCAATAGCACCAATACTTATTATTCTTGGATGTTTAATGGCTCAAAATCTAAGAAATTTAAATTTTGATGATTTTAGTGAACTCATTCCGAGTTTTATTACTATAATTTCTATACCGCTAACATATAGTATTATAGATGGAATTGCCTTTGGATTTATACTTTATCCTATCTGCAAATTGTGTAATAAAAAAGATAAGCAGCTATCAATATCCATGTATATTACTCCACTAATTTTCTTGTTATATTTTATTGCAAATTCATTTATGCATTAA
- a CDS encoding NUDIX hydrolase produces MKKNKVTNIRTLVETKFLKLYEAEYENKVGNTRTWTIASRKDKDTIQKNFFEKKEDNVDAVIIAAFHKEKKKLVIIKQFRIPINDYIYELTAGLIDPGEDAKSTISRELMEETGLKLVNIIKNKGKEKVYVSPGMTDESLAFVYCICEGEISDEHLEDDECIEAILVSQEEAKKLIQSDEKFDIKCFLLLQSFALIGENLFEE; encoded by the coding sequence ATGAAAAAGAATAAAGTTACAAATATAAGAACTTTAGTGGAAACTAAATTTTTAAAATTATATGAAGCAGAATATGAAAATAAAGTTGGAAATACTAGAACTTGGACCATTGCTTCAAGGAAAGATAAGGATACTATTCAAAAGAATTTTTTTGAGAAGAAGGAAGATAATGTAGATGCTGTAATAATTGCAGCCTTTCATAAAGAGAAAAAGAAATTAGTCATAATAAAACAGTTCAGAATACCAATTAATGATTATATTTATGAATTAACTGCAGGTCTTATTGATCCAGGAGAAGATGCTAAGAGTACGATTAGTAGAGAATTGATGGAAGAAACAGGTTTAAAATTAGTAAATATAATCAAAAATAAAGGTAAAGAAAAAGTATATGTATCACCTGGCATGACTGATGAATCATTAGCTTTTGTATATTGCATTTGTGAAGGCGAAATAAGCGATGAACATTTAGAAGACGATGAATGTATTGAAGCAATATTAGTTTCTCAGGAAGAAGCTAAGAAGCTTATACAAAGCGATGAAAAGTTTGATATTAAATGTTTTTTACTTCTTCAAAGTTTTGCATTAATAGGAGAAAATTTATTTGAAGAATAA
- a CDS encoding bifunctional 4-hydroxy-3-methylbut-2-enyl diphosphate reductase/30S ribosomal protein S1, protein MREVVLAQNAGFCFGVQRAVDEAIKIQEEHNKKIYTLGPLIHNNDVVKYLESNNIFSIEFEDIGRLGKGDVIVIRSHGVSEAIIDALEKKELTVINATCPFVANIQKKVKKYSKEGYHIVILGDKNHPEVIGINGWCDDKAIITKDGTFEDKVPHKVCLVAQTTEKLKNWEETLRNLSCVNEVLAFNTICAATDVRQKSASKISKETDAMIVIGGKNSSNTTKLYQIAKENCENTIHIENAKDLPENLIKNNNIKKIGVTAGASTPDWIIREVLDIMNTENNNFEDQLSLMNELDKRFAIGDEVQGEILSKTRDSILVSLVGYKSDGIIPFSELSAKEDPITLSEKLNVGDNITAKVIKLQNSDGYVVLSRLEYEREEAFKELEEMFAKNSTFEVSIKEAKEKGLIADYKGVRIFIPASQIDIRFTEDKNQFVGKNLEVKLIDFSLKNPVKIVASRRIILEVAKDAEDSKAWEKFNLGDIVKGEVKRFTNFGAFVEVNGIDGLLHLSQISWNHVKNVSDVLKEGQIIDVKIIGLDKEAKKLSLSMKELMPKPWENVKEKYPEESIVLGKVVRLNDFGAFVELEPGVDGLVHISKISHSRIEHPSEVLKVGQEIKAKILSVDEENKRISLSIKDI, encoded by the coding sequence ATGCGTGAAGTTGTTTTAGCTCAAAATGCAGGATTTTGTTTTGGAGTTCAAAGAGCTGTAGATGAGGCCATTAAAATTCAAGAAGAACATAATAAAAAAATTTATACTTTAGGACCATTAATACATAATAATGATGTTGTAAAGTATCTAGAAAGCAATAATATTTTTTCTATAGAATTTGAAGATATAGGTAGACTGGGTAAAGGTGACGTAATCGTTATAAGATCTCATGGTGTATCTGAGGCGATTATAGATGCACTTGAAAAAAAGGAATTAACTGTTATAAATGCTACATGTCCTTTTGTAGCGAATATTCAAAAAAAAGTTAAGAAATATTCAAAAGAGGGATATCATATAGTAATATTAGGAGATAAAAATCATCCAGAAGTTATAGGTATAAACGGATGGTGTGATGATAAAGCCATTATAACCAAGGATGGTACCTTTGAAGACAAAGTACCACATAAGGTATGTCTAGTAGCTCAAACTACTGAGAAATTAAAAAATTGGGAAGAAACTTTAAGAAATTTAAGTTGTGTAAATGAAGTATTAGCCTTTAATACTATTTGTGCAGCAACAGATGTCAGACAAAAAAGTGCAAGTAAAATATCAAAAGAAACAGATGCTATGATAGTAATTGGCGGAAAAAATAGTTCAAATACAACTAAATTATATCAAATCGCCAAAGAAAATTGTGAAAATACAATTCACATTGAAAATGCAAAAGATCTGCCAGAAAATTTAATAAAAAATAATAATATTAAAAAAATAGGAGTTACAGCTGGTGCATCAACACCAGATTGGATTATTAGGGAGGTACTAGATATTATGAATACAGAAAATAATAATTTTGAAGATCAATTATCATTAATGAACGAATTAGACAAGAGATTTGCTATTGGTGATGAAGTTCAAGGAGAAATACTTTCAAAAACTAGAGATTCTATTTTAGTTTCACTTGTAGGATATAAATCAGATGGGATTATTCCTTTTTCTGAGTTATCAGCTAAAGAAGATCCTATAACACTTTCTGAAAAGCTTAATGTTGGAGATAATATTACAGCTAAGGTAATAAAATTACAAAATAGCGATGGATATGTAGTATTATCAAGATTGGAATATGAAAGAGAAGAGGCTTTTAAGGAACTTGAAGAAATGTTTGCAAAAAACAGTACTTTTGAAGTTAGTATAAAAGAAGCTAAGGAAAAAGGGTTAATTGCTGATTATAAGGGTGTTAGAATCTTTATACCAGCATCTCAGATCGATATAAGGTTTACTGAGGATAAAAATCAATTCGTAGGGAAAAACCTAGAAGTAAAGTTAATAGATTTTTCTCTAAAAAATCCAGTGAAAATAGTGGCATCAAGAAGAATCATTTTAGAAGTAGCAAAAGATGCGGAAGATTCTAAGGCTTGGGAGAAATTCAACCTTGGTGATATTGTAAAAGGTGAAGTAAAAAGATTTACAAACTTTGGCGCATTTGTTGAAGTAAATGGTATAGATGGACTATTACATTTATCTCAAATATCTTGGAATCATGTTAAAAATGTAAGTGATGTACTTAAAGAAGGTCAAATAATTGATGTTAAGATAATAGGTCTTGATAAGGAAGCAAAAAAATTATCTTTAAGCATGAAAGAACTTATGCCTAAGCCATGGGAAAATGTTAAAGAAAAATATCCTGAAGAATCAATAGTGCTTGGAAAAGTTGTAAGACTTAATGATTTTGGAGCATTTGTTGAATTAGAACCAGGTGTAGATGGATTAGTTCATATTTCTAAGATTTCACATAGCAGAATAGAACATCCATCAGAAGTATTAAAAGTTGGTCAAGAAATAAAAGCAAAAATTTTAAGTGTTGATGAAGAAAATAAGAGAATCAGCCTAAGTATAAAAGATATTTAA
- the cmk gene encoding (d)CMP kinase codes for MKISVAIDGPAGAGKSTIAKLVGKRYNLMYINTGAMYRAVALKSKENNLQPENVDEICTLIKEMEMHFENDDLILNGENVQDKITTPEISSIVSNYASIPEIRAMLVRLQQEMSNKFDVIMDGRDIGTVVLKDASFKFFLTASPEERAKRRFNELHAKNIECSYDQILKGIIDRDYIDTHRAADPLRKADDAIEIDTTSLDIDGVVNAITEYIRKEN; via the coding sequence TTGAAAATTTCAGTAGCAATAGACGGACCAGCAGGAGCAGGGAAAAGTACTATAGCAAAATTAGTTGGTAAGAGATATAATCTAATGTATATAAATACAGGAGCAATGTACAGGGCGGTAGCATTAAAATCAAAAGAAAATAACTTGCAGCCAGAAAATGTTGATGAAATTTGCACTCTAATAAAGGAAATGGAAATGCATTTTGAAAATGATGATTTAATATTAAATGGTGAAAATGTACAAGATAAAATAACAACACCAGAAATAAGTAGTATCGTATCAAATTATGCCAGCATTCCGGAGATTAGGGCTATGCTTGTTAGACTTCAACAGGAGATGTCAAATAAATTTGATGTAATTATGGATGGAAGAGATATCGGGACAGTTGTTTTAAAAGATGCAAGTTTCAAGTTCTTTTTAACAGCAAGTCCAGAAGAAAGAGCTAAAAGAAGATTTAATGAATTACATGCTAAAAACATAGAATGCTCATATGATCAAATTTTAAAGGGCATAATAGATAGAGATTATATTGATACCCACAGAGCTGCTGATCCTTTAAGAAAAGCTGACGATGCCATAGAAATAGACACTACTAGTCTAGATATTGATGGGGTTGTGAATGCAATTACTGAATACATAAGAAAAGAAAACTAG